A genomic stretch from Arachis stenosperma cultivar V10309 chromosome 3, arast.V10309.gnm1.PFL2, whole genome shotgun sequence includes:
- the LOC130968410 gene encoding heat stress transcription factor A-8 isoform X1, whose amino-acid sequence MVAKSGENGCVAPFLQKCYDMVSDPSTDSVISWTHQGHTFLISDITQFSLTLLPNYFKHNNFSSFIRQLNIYGFRKIDTDRWEFANDNFVKGQKHLLINIRRRKHPHAADHQKPDNSDEAPANDGLWKEVENLKSNKNSLMQELVKLRQHQESAENKLLLLTDRLQGMEKHQQQMLSFLVMVVQSPGFMVQLLQPNENNWRMAELGDGNGMIVKYKPPVPENLKPVVPRSPTFEKQPEPELSFDGLKDLCISSEFLKVLMDEKLSPLENHSPFLLPDLPDDGSWEQLFLGSPFLQNTDEAEKPTVSGMEIEPITPEDQTEKSRSFESLILEMEKTEETDALELRADGVHLEGSDKLKSLTKQMELLASETDNEEEEEEEGRK is encoded by the exons ATGGTGGCGAAATCAGGCGAGAATGGCTGTGTGGCTCCGTTCCTTCAGAAGTGCTACGATATGGTCTCCGACCCTTCCACCGACTCCGTCATCTCTTGGACCCATCAAGGCCACACCTTCCTCATCTCCGATATCACCCAATTCTCCCTCACTCTTCTCCCCAATTACTTCAAGCACAACAACTTCTCCAGCTTCATCCGCCAGCTCAACATCTAC GGCTTCAGGAAAATTGATACGGACCGCTGGGAATTCGCCAATGACAACTTTGTGAAGGGTCAAAAGCATTTGTTGATCAATATTCGGAGAAGGAAACATCCGCACGCTGCAGATCATCAAAAGCCAGACAATTCTGATGAAGCACCGGCAAATGATGGGCTTTGGAAGGAAGTGGAGAATCTAAAATCCAACAAGAATTCCCTCATGCAGGAGTTGGTTAAACTCAGGCAGCATCAAGAATCTGCCGAGAATAAGCTGCTACTCCTCACTGATCGCCTTCAAGGAATGGAGAAGCATCAGCAGCAGATGCTATCATTCTTGGTCATGGTTGTTCAAAGTCCCGGCTTCATGGTTCAACTCCTTCAGCCTAACGAAAACAATTGGCgaatggccgaacttggagatgGGAATGGGATGATAGTAAAGTATAAACCTCCGGTGCCCGAAAATCTCAAGCCTGTAGTTCCCCGATCACCCACTTTCGAGAAGCAACCGGAACCTGAGCTTTCTTTCGATGGTTTAAAAGACTTGTGCATCAGTTCTGAGTTCTTGAAAGTTCTTATGGATGAGAAGTTGTCTCCTTTGGAGAATCATTCTCCATTTCTTCTTCCGGATTTACCTGATGATGGTTCATGGGAGCAACTTTTTCTTGGTAGTCCTTTCTTGCAAAACACTGATGAAGCTGAGAAGCCCACTGTCAGCGGAATGGAGATAGAACCTATCACACCCGAAGATCAAACTGAAAAGTCTCGATCTTTTGAATCTTTGATTCTAGAAATGGAGAAAACTGAAGAGACCGATGCATTGGAATTACGAGCTGATGGAGTTCATTTGGAGGGGTCGGATAAACTGAAATCTCTAACCAAGCAAATGGAACTTCTGGCTTCTGAAACTGACaatgaagaggaggaggaagaggaaggaAGGAAGTGA
- the LOC130968410 gene encoding heat stress transcription factor A-8 isoform X2 produces the protein MAVWLRSFRSATIWSPTLPPTPSSLGPIKATPSSSPISPNSPSLFSPITSSTTTSPASSASSTSTKIDTDRWEFANDNFVKGQKHLLINIRRRKHPHAADHQKPDNSDEAPANDGLWKEVENLKSNKNSLMQELVKLRQHQESAENKLLLLTDRLQGMEKHQQQMLSFLVMVVQSPGFMVQLLQPNENNWRMAELGDGNGMIVKYKPPVPENLKPVVPRSPTFEKQPEPELSFDGLKDLCISSEFLKVLMDEKLSPLENHSPFLLPDLPDDGSWEQLFLGSPFLQNTDEAEKPTVSGMEIEPITPEDQTEKSRSFESLILEMEKTEETDALELRADGVHLEGSDKLKSLTKQMELLASETDNEEEEEEEGRK, from the exons ATGGCTGTGTGGCTCCGTTCCTTCAGAAGTGCTACGATATGGTCTCCGACCCTTCCACCGACTCCGTCATCTCTTGGACCCATCAAGGCCACACCTTCCTCATCTCCGATATCACCCAATTCTCCCTCACTCTTCTCCCCAATTACTTCAAGCACAACAACTTCTCCAGCTTCATCCGCCAGCTCAACATCTAC GAAAATTGATACGGACCGCTGGGAATTCGCCAATGACAACTTTGTGAAGGGTCAAAAGCATTTGTTGATCAATATTCGGAGAAGGAAACATCCGCACGCTGCAGATCATCAAAAGCCAGACAATTCTGATGAAGCACCGGCAAATGATGGGCTTTGGAAGGAAGTGGAGAATCTAAAATCCAACAAGAATTCCCTCATGCAGGAGTTGGTTAAACTCAGGCAGCATCAAGAATCTGCCGAGAATAAGCTGCTACTCCTCACTGATCGCCTTCAAGGAATGGAGAAGCATCAGCAGCAGATGCTATCATTCTTGGTCATGGTTGTTCAAAGTCCCGGCTTCATGGTTCAACTCCTTCAGCCTAACGAAAACAATTGGCgaatggccgaacttggagatgGGAATGGGATGATAGTAAAGTATAAACCTCCGGTGCCCGAAAATCTCAAGCCTGTAGTTCCCCGATCACCCACTTTCGAGAAGCAACCGGAACCTGAGCTTTCTTTCGATGGTTTAAAAGACTTGTGCATCAGTTCTGAGTTCTTGAAAGTTCTTATGGATGAGAAGTTGTCTCCTTTGGAGAATCATTCTCCATTTCTTCTTCCGGATTTACCTGATGATGGTTCATGGGAGCAACTTTTTCTTGGTAGTCCTTTCTTGCAAAACACTGATGAAGCTGAGAAGCCCACTGTCAGCGGAATGGAGATAGAACCTATCACACCCGAAGATCAAACTGAAAAGTCTCGATCTTTTGAATCTTTGATTCTAGAAATGGAGAAAACTGAAGAGACCGATGCATTGGAATTACGAGCTGATGGAGTTCATTTGGAGGGGTCGGATAAACTGAAATCTCTAACCAAGCAAATGGAACTTCTGGCTTCTGAAACTGACaatgaagaggaggaggaagaggaaggaAGGAAGTGA